A stretch of Candidatus Sphingomonas phytovorans DNA encodes these proteins:
- a CDS encoding isoprenylcysteine carboxylmethyltransferase family protein: protein MQVDQDSAKVGFPPPLIYLGTLLIGFAWTGFTGRLGPVGMISIVTGGVFVVLGALVILSGTERFRRAHTDPKPWRSSSSLVTTGIYRFTRNPMYLGMASIHAGLAIVFNSFTALLLLPLVILIIRIQVIAREERYLLGKFGEDYAAYKKSVPRWF, encoded by the coding sequence ATGCAAGTTGATCAGGACAGCGCGAAGGTCGGCTTTCCGCCGCCCTTGATCTATCTCGGCACGTTGCTGATCGGCTTCGCCTGGACTGGGTTTACGGGCAGACTGGGTCCGGTCGGCATGATTTCCATCGTGACGGGCGGGGTGTTCGTTGTCCTGGGCGCACTGGTGATTCTTTCGGGCACTGAACGGTTCCGCCGCGCCCACACCGACCCGAAGCCCTGGCGTTCTTCGAGCAGCCTGGTGACGACCGGAATCTATCGCTTCACGCGCAACCCGATGTATCTCGGCATGGCATCGATCCATGCCGGCCTTGCCATCGTCTTCAACAGCTTCACCGCGCTCCTGCTGCTACCGTTGGTGATCCTCATCATCCGCATCCAGGTGATCGCGCGGGAGGAACGCTATCTGCTGGGCAAGTTCGGCGAGGACTATGCCGCCTACAAGAAGAGCGTTCCCCGCTGGTTCTAG
- a CDS encoding DUF427 domain-containing protein: MTDKPIRIPGPDHPITIEPNAARVRVTAGGRVIADTTESLVLREASYPAVFYIPRKDADMALLSRTDHHSYCPYKGDASYFSLPAGTDKAENAIWTYEAPYEAVARIRDHLAFYTDRVTIEGLPAS, from the coding sequence ATGACTGACAAACCGATCCGCATCCCGGGCCCCGATCACCCGATCACGATCGAACCGAACGCCGCCCGCGTGAGAGTGACGGCGGGCGGACGAGTGATTGCCGACACGACGGAATCCCTCGTGCTGCGCGAAGCCAGCTACCCGGCGGTCTTCTACATTCCGCGCAAGGACGCTGACATGGCGCTCCTCTCGCGCACCGACCATCATAGCTATTGCCCGTACAAGGGCGACGCCTCCTATTTCTCGCTGCCCGCCGGCACCGACAAGGCGGAGAATGCGATCTGGACCTATGAGGCGCCCTATGAGGCAGTGGCCCGGATCCGCGATCATCTCGCCTTCTACACGGACCGCGTCACGATCGAGGGACTGCCGGCATCCTGA
- a CDS encoding IS110 family transposase encodes MDEVSTVGIDLAKSVFQVHGADRSGAVVIRKKLRRDQVLSFFSTLPPCVVAMEACASAHYWAREIAALGHDTRLIPPAYVKPFVKRQKNDMADAEAICEAAQRPTMRFVQGKSAEAQASAVVFRTRDLLVRQRTQLINALRGHLTEFGYIVRQGVGHVGKLAEIVRDPGSDIPTQARPILMVIAQGLEALQAQIAVLDREISHRAKADPMAKRLMTIPGVGPVIATALVALAPAASTFRRGRDFAAWLGLVPRQLSSGGKERLGRTTKMGERSLRRLLIIGASAVTKAAARDPDKVGAWLAGMLARKPRMLVTVAMANKMARTVWALMAHGGTYRAPAAAV; translated from the coding sequence ATGGATGAGGTTAGCACAGTCGGCATCGATCTGGCCAAGTCGGTTTTCCAGGTTCACGGCGCCGATCGAAGCGGTGCGGTCGTGATCCGCAAGAAGCTGCGGCGCGATCAGGTTCTATCGTTCTTCTCGACGTTGCCGCCGTGTGTCGTGGCGATGGAGGCCTGCGCAAGCGCGCATTACTGGGCGCGCGAGATCGCGGCGTTGGGCCATGACACGCGGCTCATTCCACCGGCTTACGTGAAGCCGTTTGTGAAGCGCCAGAAGAACGACATGGCCGACGCAGAGGCGATCTGCGAGGCAGCACAGCGCCCGACCATGCGGTTCGTCCAGGGCAAGAGCGCGGAGGCTCAGGCCTCAGCGGTGGTGTTCCGTACGCGCGACCTGCTCGTCCGCCAGCGCACTCAGTTGATCAACGCCCTGCGAGGGCATCTCACCGAGTTCGGGTACATTGTTCGGCAGGGCGTGGGCCACGTCGGCAAGTTGGCCGAGATCGTTCGCGATCCCGGATCGGATATTCCGACCCAGGCGCGGCCTATCCTGATGGTGATCGCGCAAGGACTGGAGGCGCTACAGGCGCAGATCGCAGTGCTCGACCGGGAGATTTCCCATCGGGCGAAGGCGGATCCTATGGCGAAGCGGCTGATGACGATCCCGGGTGTCGGCCCGGTGATAGCAACTGCGCTCGTGGCGCTCGCGCCTGCTGCCAGCACCTTCCGCCGTGGTCGCGACTTCGCCGCCTGGCTCGGTCTCGTTCCGCGGCAGCTCTCCAGCGGTGGCAAGGAGCGGCTCGGGCGAACAACGAAGATGGGCGAGCGGAGCTTGCGCCGGCTCCTGATCATCGGCGCGAGCGCGGTGACGAAGGCTGCGGCACGGGATCCCGATAAAGTCGGCGCCTGGCTGGCCGGCATGTTGGCGCGTAAGCCCCGCATGTTGGTCACGGTCGCGATGGCGAACAAGATGGCGAGAACCGTCTGGGCCCTGATGGCGCACGGCGGGACTTACAGAGCTCCGGCTGCGGCGGTGTAA
- the hmgA gene encoding homogentisate 1,2-dioxygenase, translating into MSDYMTGFGNHFATEAVPGALPVGRNSPQKPPFGLYAEQLSGTAFTAPRHENRRSWLYRLRPSAAHPAFTRYTGAKRFAPGISKEALAPNRLRWAALDIEDADWLDSLTTMVVAGDGPKSQAGVAMHLYRASKDMVDRAFVSADGELLILPEMGALTLYTELGRIDVKPGEIALIPRGVRFRVVLPEGKARGYVAENHGMPFRLPDLGPIGSNGLANPRDFETPVAWFEDREGDFELVQKFLGALWTTNLGRSPMDVVAWHGNYAPWKYDLARFNTIGSVSFDHPDPSIFTVLTSPSDVPGTANVDFVIFPPRWMVAEDTFRPPWFHRNTMSECMGLISGAYDAKADGFNPGALSLHNQMSGHGPDVASWKGASEAELKPHKIDGTMAFMIESRWVFHPTDYALETSARDEDYDQVWTGFPKAELPE; encoded by the coding sequence ATGTCCGATTACATGACAGGCTTCGGCAACCACTTCGCGACCGAGGCAGTACCCGGCGCCCTGCCCGTCGGTCGCAACTCTCCTCAGAAACCCCCGTTCGGCCTCTATGCCGAACAGCTCAGCGGCACCGCCTTCACCGCGCCGCGCCACGAGAATCGCCGCTCCTGGCTCTACCGTCTGCGCCCCTCCGCCGCGCATCCCGCCTTCACCCGCTACACCGGAGCAAAACGCTTCGCCCCGGGCATCAGCAAGGAGGCCCTTGCCCCCAACCGCCTGCGCTGGGCCGCCCTCGACATCGAGGATGCCGACTGGCTCGATAGCCTGACGACGATGGTCGTCGCGGGCGATGGCCCGAAAAGCCAGGCTGGCGTCGCCATGCACCTCTACCGGGCGTCGAAGGACATGGTCGACCGGGCCTTCGTATCGGCTGACGGCGAGTTGCTGATCCTGCCGGAAATGGGCGCCCTCACCCTCTATACCGAGCTCGGCCGCATCGACGTGAAGCCCGGCGAGATCGCGCTGATCCCGCGCGGCGTGCGCTTCCGCGTGGTGCTGCCAGAGGGCAAGGCGCGCGGTTACGTCGCGGAGAATCACGGCATGCCCTTCCGCCTGCCCGATCTTGGCCCGATCGGATCGAACGGCCTCGCCAATCCGCGCGATTTCGAGACGCCGGTCGCCTGGTTCGAAGACCGCGAAGGCGATTTCGAGCTTGTGCAGAAATTCCTCGGCGCGCTGTGGACGACCAATCTTGGCCGTTCGCCAATGGATGTCGTGGCATGGCACGGCAATTACGCGCCGTGGAAATATGATCTCGCGCGCTTCAACACGATCGGCTCGGTCAGCTTCGACCATCCCGATCCCTCGATCTTCACCGTGCTCACCTCGCCCAGCGACGTGCCGGGCACCGCCAATGTCGATTTCGTGATCTTCCCGCCGCGGTGGATGGTCGCGGAAGACACGTTCCGCCCGCCCTGGTTCCACCGCAACACCATGAGCGAATGCATGGGCCTGATCTCGGGCGCCTATGACGCCAAGGCCGACGGGTTCAACCCGGGCGCGCTGTCGCTCCACAACCAGATGAGCGGCCACGGCCCCGATGTCGCAAGCTGGAAGGGCGCGAGCGAGGCTGAGTTGAAGCCGCACAAGATCGACGGCACCATGGCCTTCATGATCGAGAGCCGCTGGGTGTTCCACCCGACCGATTACGCGCTGGAGACGAGCGCGCGCGACGAGGATTACGACCAGGTGTGGACGGGTTTTCCGAAGGCGGAACTGCCGGAATAA
- a CDS encoding DUF1453 family protein, giving the protein MQVHTGQPQGWLQYAIPTAIFLLVFALRARRLTQLRPLRIERLWIFPTIYLLVCAWMLVQFPPTPAGWGLCALGLAVGAALGWQRGKTMQITVDPETHQLNQKASLAGIAFLFAIVGLRVAARAGSSALHLNVAMLTDILVVLALGLFAVQRVEMYLRAKRLLDGARAARA; this is encoded by the coding sequence ATGCAGGTTCATACCGGTCAGCCGCAGGGCTGGCTCCAATATGCGATCCCGACCGCGATCTTTCTTCTTGTCTTCGCCCTTCGCGCGCGACGCCTGACTCAGCTTCGGCCGCTTCGGATCGAGCGGCTCTGGATATTCCCCACGATCTACCTGCTCGTCTGCGCCTGGATGCTGGTGCAGTTCCCGCCGACACCCGCCGGATGGGGACTGTGCGCGCTCGGACTGGCGGTTGGCGCCGCGCTCGGGTGGCAGCGCGGCAAGACGATGCAGATCACGGTGGATCCCGAGACGCATCAGTTGAACCAGAAGGCATCGCTGGCCGGAATCGCCTTCCTTTTTGCGATCGTGGGCCTGCGTGTTGCGGCCCGGGCCGGAAGCAGTGCGCTGCACCTGAACGTCGCGATGCTGACTGATATCCTCGTGGTCCTCGCGCTCGGCCTGTTCGCGGTCCAGCGGGTGGAGATGTATCTGCGCGCGAAGCGTCTGCTTGACGGGGCGCGTGCGGCGAGGGCCTAG
- a CDS encoding 2OG-Fe(II) oxygenase, which translates to MNWPPHFVLDLNNQNALPHDWAAQVLDATHVPERLIVRSGADIAPGDEKFSVLEGADVRARFDWLWRLYLGPIRAFVADRFGRPVYPANRISSAITLNILEGVGAETGWHTDANQVTEVFYAAMPEVGSGGELEFRHPGCPIAQIHPRAGTFICFPGSIEHRVVPLRSPKPRLAFPMVFYDSAIDQPFASLGDRHELSVA; encoded by the coding sequence ATGAATTGGCCGCCCCATTTTGTATTGGATCTCAACAACCAGAATGCGCTGCCGCACGATTGGGCGGCGCAGGTTCTTGACGCGACTCACGTGCCCGAGCGCCTTATTGTCCGATCCGGCGCCGACATTGCCCCAGGCGACGAGAAATTCTCGGTCCTCGAAGGCGCCGACGTCCGAGCGCGGTTCGATTGGCTCTGGCGTCTGTATCTTGGCCCAATCCGGGCCTTCGTCGCCGATCGTTTCGGCCGCCCGGTTTATCCAGCCAATCGGATCAGTTCGGCGATTACCCTGAATATATTGGAAGGCGTTGGCGCGGAAACCGGTTGGCATACCGACGCGAACCAGGTGACCGAAGTGTTCTATGCTGCAATGCCTGAGGTGGGTTCTGGGGGCGAACTGGAGTTTCGCCACCCGGGGTGTCCGATTGCGCAAATTCACCCCCGCGCGGGCACGTTCATCTGCTTCCCTGGCTCGATCGAGCACCGCGTCGTACCGCTGCGGTCTCCAAAACCAAGACTGGCTTTCCCGATGGTATTTTACGACAGTGCCATAGACCAGCCATTCGCAAGCCTCGGTGACCGCCACGAATTGAGCGTCGCATAA
- a CDS encoding glucose 1-dehydrogenase yields the protein MTAPVVLVTGALTGIGRATAEAFAREGAKVVISGRNAEAGEAAAADLRKLGAEVHFIRADVRHEEDLRALVDGTVARFGRLDIAVNNAGTEGQFGPVTDQTPESYAAMFDTNVLGVLLSMKHELRALQAQGSGSIVNISSVLGQAAFANAALYTASKHAVEGLTKAAALEAAPFGVRVNAVAPGPVETPMLDRFTGGEEGKAGLASTIPLARTGTPDEIAQAVLFLSSDKASFITGNVVNVDGGKRAAL from the coding sequence ATGACAGCACCCGTCGTCCTCGTCACCGGCGCCCTCACCGGCATCGGCCGCGCCACCGCAGAAGCTTTTGCCCGTGAAGGTGCGAAGGTCGTCATTTCCGGCCGCAATGCCGAAGCCGGCGAAGCGGCAGCCGCCGATCTGCGGAAACTCGGCGCCGAGGTCCATTTCATCCGCGCCGACGTCCGCCACGAGGAAGATCTCCGCGCGCTGGTCGACGGCACCGTCGCGCGTTTCGGCCGCCTCGATATCGCCGTCAACAATGCCGGCACCGAGGGTCAGTTCGGTCCGGTGACGGATCAGACTCCGGAAAGCTACGCCGCGATGTTCGACACGAACGTGCTGGGCGTACTGCTCAGCATGAAGCACGAACTCCGCGCGCTGCAGGCGCAGGGCTCGGGATCGATCGTCAACATTTCCTCGGTGCTTGGCCAGGCGGCGTTCGCCAACGCAGCGCTCTATACTGCCAGCAAACATGCCGTGGAGGGCCTGACCAAGGCGGCGGCGCTGGAAGCCGCTCCGTTCGGTGTCCGGGTCAACGCCGTCGCGCCGGGACCGGTGGAGACACCGATGCTCGACCGCTTCACCGGCGGCGAAGAGGGGAAGGCAGGTCTTGCCTCGACGATCCCGCTGGCCCGCACCGGCACGCCTGACGAGATCGCCCAGGCGGTTCTGTTCCTCAGCTCGGACAAAGCGTCGTTCATCACCGGCAATGTCGTGAACGTCGATGGCGGGAAGCGCGCCGCCCTCTGA
- a CDS encoding PAS domain-containing protein: MKSTGSDRPDGLQDDRKMPPALLSQRSNSFGFEQLHFLFKALGGGLWDYDIDTDTLICNDRWYEILGLDPRDVDIGSIPDFKPHIHPDDVVVATEVDPEIVAMLITNDEPYHVEFRIVRPGGEIRWLRSVASVIRDDDTQHLRAVGCITDITEFRAGDRAAPIFGVEVSSDLTDPVDSPERVAEDIHADAEEGEGSLSERERECLLWVSVGKTAQETATIIGRSRRTVEFHLNNAVRKLQASNKVHATAIAIRRGLL, from the coding sequence ATGAAGTCAACTGGAAGCGATCGACCGGACGGGTTGCAAGATGATCGCAAGATGCCACCAGCATTACTTTCTCAGCGATCCAACTCGTTCGGCTTCGAGCAGCTGCATTTTTTGTTCAAGGCCTTGGGTGGTGGATTGTGGGACTATGACATCGATACGGATACCCTCATCTGCAACGACCGGTGGTATGAAATACTTGGGCTCGACCCACGCGATGTCGACATTGGTTCGATCCCCGATTTCAAACCCCATATCCATCCCGACGACGTGGTGGTCGCGACCGAAGTCGATCCTGAAATCGTTGCAATGCTGATCACAAACGACGAACCCTATCATGTCGAGTTTCGGATCGTTCGGCCCGGTGGCGAAATCCGGTGGCTCAGATCGGTGGCGAGCGTCATCCGCGATGACGATACGCAGCATCTGCGCGCGGTGGGATGCATCACCGACATAACCGAATTCCGGGCCGGTGACCGCGCAGCGCCGATTTTCGGCGTGGAAGTGTCATCCGATCTGACCGACCCGGTGGATTCGCCGGAAAGGGTGGCTGAAGATATCCATGCGGATGCGGAAGAAGGCGAAGGCTCCCTGAGCGAGCGGGAGCGGGAGTGTCTTTTGTGGGTGAGTGTTGGCAAGACGGCGCAGGAGACAGCGACCATCATCGGGCGAAGCCGCCGCACCGTGGAATTCCACCTGAACAACGCAGTCCGCAAGCTCCAGGCTTCGAACAAGGTACATGCCACCGCCATCGCCATCCGCAGGGGGCTGCTGTAA
- a CDS encoding His/Gly/Thr/Pro-type tRNA ligase C-terminal domain-containing protein produces the protein MIKHALPVTREADFSAWYQSVISEADLAEESGVRGCMVIRPWGYGIWERIQRLLDDRIKATGHENCYFPLFIPLSYFEKEAEHVEGFAKEMAVVTHHRLVSDGKGGLMPDPTAKLEEPLVVRPTSETVIGTAFARWVQSWRDLPVLINQWANVVRWEMRTRMFLRTSEFLWQEGHTAHASVEEAREETLKMLEVYRSFAEDCLALPVVAGEKPENERFPGAVATYSIEAMMQDGKALQAGTSHFLGTNFASAQNIRFQNAAGELELANTTSWGVSTRMIGGVIMVHGDDDGLRVPPRIAPWQIVIVPMLRDTEEDAAIVDYCKALQAELATQSAFGEPVRALLDLKPAKAATKRWGWVKKGAPIVIEVGGRDVAGGNVSVIRRDRLYREDGKLDSKVVPQGDFVGGAVATLESIQTGLHAEARARLEANIARDVTDFAGLERVFAESVKNPGWAEVQWSKPTGAALDKVVERLKALKLTIRNAAMDAAAADGACVFTGEPAVERVLVGRSY, from the coding sequence ATGATCAAGCACGCTCTCCCCGTCACCCGCGAGGCCGATTTCTCGGCCTGGTACCAGTCAGTCATTTCGGAAGCCGATCTTGCCGAGGAATCCGGCGTGCGCGGTTGCATGGTCATCCGGCCATGGGGCTATGGCATCTGGGAGCGCATCCAGCGTCTGCTCGACGACCGGATCAAGGCGACCGGCCATGAGAATTGCTATTTCCCGCTCTTCATCCCGCTCTCCTATTTCGAGAAGGAAGCAGAGCATGTCGAAGGCTTTGCCAAGGAGATGGCGGTCGTCACGCATCACCGGCTGGTGAGCGACGGCAAGGGCGGGCTGATGCCCGATCCGACCGCGAAGCTCGAGGAGCCGCTGGTCGTGCGCCCCACTTCGGAGACGGTGATCGGCACCGCCTTTGCCCGCTGGGTGCAGTCGTGGCGTGACCTGCCGGTGCTGATCAACCAGTGGGCGAACGTGGTCCGGTGGGAGATGCGCACGCGCATGTTTTTGCGCACCAGCGAGTTCCTCTGGCAGGAAGGGCATACCGCCCATGCCTCCGTCGAAGAGGCGCGCGAAGAGACGCTGAAGATGCTCGAAGTCTATCGCAGCTTCGCCGAGGATTGCCTCGCGCTGCCCGTCGTCGCGGGCGAGAAGCCGGAGAATGAGCGCTTCCCGGGCGCCGTCGCGACCTATTCGATCGAGGCGATGATGCAGGACGGCAAGGCGCTCCAGGCGGGCACCAGCCATTTCCTCGGCACCAATTTCGCCAGCGCGCAGAATATCCGTTTCCAGAACGCGGCGGGGGAGCTTGAACTCGCCAACACGACGAGCTGGGGCGTTTCCACCCGGATGATCGGCGGCGTCATCATGGTGCATGGCGATGACGACGGCCTGCGCGTGCCGCCCCGGATCGCGCCGTGGCAGATCGTGATCGTGCCGATGCTGCGCGACACGGAAGAGGACGCGGCGATCGTCGATTACTGCAAAGCGCTACAGGCAGAGCTGGCGACGCAGTCCGCGTTCGGCGAGCCGGTGCGGGCATTGCTCGATCTCAAGCCGGCCAAGGCAGCGACCAAGCGCTGGGGCTGGGTGAAGAAGGGCGCACCGATCGTGATCGAGGTCGGCGGCCGCGACGTGGCGGGCGGGAATGTGTCGGTGATCCGCCGCGACCGGCTCTATCGCGAGGACGGCAAGCTCGACAGCAAGGTGGTGCCGCAAGGCGATTTCGTTGGTGGGGCGGTTGCCACGCTGGAAAGCATCCAGACCGGCCTGCACGCCGAGGCCCGTGCGCGGCTCGAGGCGAACATCGCCCGTGACGTAACCGATTTTGCCGGGCTCGAGCGCGTGTTCGCCGAGAGCGTGAAGAACCCCGGCTGGGCTGAAGTGCAATGGTCGAAGCCGACCGGTGCGGCGCTCGACAAGGTCGTGGAGCGGCTGAAGGCGCTGAAGCTGACGATCCGCAATGCGGCAATGGATGCCGCCGCGGCGGACGGCGCTTGCGTGTTCACGGGCGAGCCGGCGGTGGAACGGGTCTTGGTGGGGCGGTCCTACTAG
- the arr gene encoding NAD(+)--rifampin ADP-ribosyltransferase — protein sequence MIEVLDEGPFFHGTIADLRVGDLLTSGYRSNYRPEVVMNHIYFTALADGAGLAAEIAAELTEGDAVPRVYAVEPTGPFENDPNVTDKKFPGNPTRSYRSSAPLKIIGEITDWTRLTPKALRVWRERLTALRSDERGEIIN from the coding sequence ATGATCGAGGTGCTGGACGAAGGGCCGTTCTTCCACGGCACCATTGCGGATTTGCGCGTGGGTGATCTACTCACCTCAGGGTATCGGTCGAACTATCGTCCCGAAGTGGTGATGAATCACATCTACTTCACTGCCCTTGCGGACGGGGCCGGGCTTGCCGCTGAAATTGCGGCGGAGCTAACCGAAGGCGACGCCGTTCCGCGTGTTTATGCCGTAGAACCGACCGGGCCGTTCGAGAACGACCCAAATGTGACCGACAAGAAATTTCCCGGCAACCCCACTCGATCGTATCGCAGCAGCGCACCGCTCAAGATCATTGGTGAAATCACGGATTGGACCAGATTGACGCCCAAAGCACTACGCGTGTGGAGAGAAAGGTTGACCGCATTGCGCTCAGACGAACGAGGTGAAATCATCAACTGA
- a CDS encoding Imm30 family immunity protein: MLDDELDDLRRVAVGGTALEIDKALLPLIANSDPRIISPILLLLNESSDQDGMWSILHVAESFDGPAYVKALLKVLPELRQTCLWWAKTLLIRILNSDEYRADLVRQLRDASVLAKEAVAVICGQINEDARFHNKTAPVLTAIKA; this comes from the coding sequence ATGCTTGATGATGAACTAGACGATTTGCGCCGTGTCGCAGTGGGCGGAACCGCGTTGGAAATAGATAAGGCGTTGCTACCCCTGATCGCCAATTCTGATCCCCGTATTATCTCGCCAATATTGCTACTTCTGAACGAAAGCAGCGACCAGGACGGTATGTGGTCAATACTTCACGTAGCGGAATCGTTCGACGGCCCCGCATATGTAAAAGCCTTACTGAAAGTCCTACCGGAACTGAGGCAAACCTGCCTTTGGTGGGCTAAGACCCTACTCATCCGTATCCTCAATTCAGATGAGTATAGAGCTGACCTCGTACGGCAGCTTCGTGACGCATCCGTCTTGGCGAAAGAAGCCGTCGCCGTGATCTGCGGGCAGATCAACGAAGACGCACGCTTTCACAACAAAACGGCGCCGGTCCTAACCGCCATAAAGGCGTAG
- the hppD gene encoding 4-hydroxyphenylpyruvate dioxygenase: MTDPHDNPMGLDGFEFVEFTGPDPDALADLFVKMGFTHVGTHRSKNVRRYAQGDINFLLNMDAAGQVANFREQHGPSANAMAFRVADAAKALKLAVERGAVAVEGKVGPAELNIPAIEGIGGANLYLVDRRGAATIYDIDFEPVEGTSPDQHSVGLHTLDHLTHNLQRGRMDYWADYYSRIFNFRQIRYFDIEGQATGLFSKAMTAPDDKIRIPLNESQDEHSQIEEFIKDYKGEGIQHLALSTDDIFATVDALRANGIRFQTTPQTYFDLIDKRLPGHGHDVAEMRKRDILIDGAPETGGGLLLQIFTENMVGPIFFEIIQRKGNDGFGEGNFKALFESIELDQIRRGVVPGAVEA, encoded by the coding sequence ATGACCGACCCGCACGACAATCCCATGGGCCTGGACGGCTTCGAGTTCGTCGAGTTCACCGGCCCCGATCCCGACGCGCTGGCTGACCTGTTCGTGAAGATGGGCTTCACTCATGTCGGCACGCATCGGTCGAAGAATGTCCGCCGCTACGCGCAGGGCGACATCAACTTCCTGCTCAACATGGATGCCGCCGGACAGGTCGCGAATTTCCGCGAGCAGCACGGCCCCTCCGCCAACGCCATGGCCTTCCGTGTCGCCGATGCGGCGAAGGCGCTGAAGCTGGCGGTGGAGCGCGGCGCGGTGGCGGTCGAGGGCAAGGTCGGTCCGGCCGAGCTCAACATCCCGGCGATCGAAGGCATTGGCGGCGCGAACCTCTATCTGGTCGACCGCCGCGGCGCGGCCACGATCTACGACATCGATTTCGAGCCGGTCGAAGGCACCTCGCCCGACCAGCATTCAGTCGGGCTGCACACGCTCGATCACCTCACGCACAATCTGCAGCGCGGGCGGATGGATTATTGGGCGGATTATTATTCGCGCATCTTCAACTTCCGCCAGATCCGCTATTTCGACATCGAGGGCCAGGCGACCGGCCTGTTCTCCAAGGCGATGACCGCGCCCGACGACAAGATCCGCATCCCGCTTAACGAAAGCCAGGACGAGCATTCGCAGATCGAGGAGTTCATCAAGGACTATAAGGGCGAAGGCATCCAGCATCTTGCGCTGTCGACCGACGACATCTTCGCCACGGTTGATGCGCTGCGCGCCAACGGCATCCGTTTCCAGACCACGCCGCAGACCTATTTCGACCTGATCGACAAGCGCCTGCCCGGCCACGGCCACGACGTCGCCGAGATGCGCAAGCGCGACATCCTGATCGACGGCGCACCGGAGACGGGCGGCGGCCTGCTGCTGCAGATCTTCACCGAGAACATGGTCGGCCCGATCTTCTTCGAGATCATCCAGCGCAAGGGCAATGACGGCTTCGGCGAGGGCAATTTCAAGGCATTGTTCGAGAGCATCGAGCTCGACCAGATCCGCAGGGGCGTGGTGCCCGGGGCGGTTGAGGCCTGA
- a CDS encoding DMT family transporter: MMSADRIFPAIALRLVSVVCLATMAALIKLAEMGGAHLAEILFFRQAVGVPLVATVIAIGPGLATIRTGQLHAHVMRAVVGLTSMTCLFSAVTLLPLAESTTLQFTVPIFATILGALVLGEPTGWHRWLAVVAGFIGVLIVARPGSGHFALWGTVAGLAAGFLTAVVSIQLRRIGRTESPYTTVFWFATLSTVPLAVVYAFDHQSHSLHVWLLLISIGVAGNLGQIALTSALKLGPVSIVVPMDYSSLLWATLYGWLLFGALPGLPTWIGAPIVIGSGLYIVWREHVRRRTETEQAIV, encoded by the coding sequence ATGATGAGCGCAGACCGCATCTTCCCCGCCATCGCCCTGCGCCTCGTGTCGGTCGTGTGTCTCGCCACCATGGCGGCGCTGATCAAGCTGGCCGAGATGGGCGGCGCGCATCTGGCGGAGATTCTGTTCTTTCGTCAGGCGGTGGGCGTTCCGCTGGTGGCGACGGTGATCGCCATTGGCCCCGGCCTGGCCACGATCCGTACCGGCCAGCTCCACGCCCATGTCATGCGCGCCGTGGTCGGGCTGACCAGCATGACCTGCCTGTTCAGCGCGGTGACGCTGCTCCCGCTCGCCGAATCGACCACGCTTCAGTTCACCGTGCCGATCTTCGCCACGATCCTGGGCGCGCTGGTGCTGGGCGAGCCGACCGGCTGGCACCGCTGGCTCGCCGTCGTGGCGGGTTTCATCGGCGTGCTGATCGTCGCCCGTCCGGGCAGCGGACATTTCGCTTTATGGGGTACGGTCGCCGGGCTGGCCGCCGGCTTCCTTACCGCCGTCGTCTCGATCCAGCTACGCCGGATCGGACGGACCGAAAGTCCGTACACCACCGTCTTCTGGTTCGCGACACTCTCAACGGTGCCCCTCGCCGTCGTTTACGCCTTCGATCACCAGTCCCATTCGCTCCATGTCTGGCTGCTGTTGATCAGCATCGGCGTGGCCGGCAATCTCGGGCAGATCGCGCTGACCTCGGCGCTCAAGCTCGGGCCGGTCTCGATCGTGGTGCCGATGGACTATTCCTCGCTGCTCTGGGCAACGCTCTATGGCTGGCTGCTGTTCGGCGCCCTGCCCGGCCTCCCGACCTGGATCGGTGCGCCGATCGTCATCGGCAGCGGCCTGTACATCGTGTGGCGCGAGCATGTCCGGCGGCGCACGGAGACCGAGCAGGCGATCGTCTAG